A single genomic interval of Roseomonas aeriglobus harbors:
- a CDS encoding acetate--CoA ligase family protein, producing the protein MGDLDVFFQPRSIAFVGASDDPQRIGGRPLAYSLRDGFEGAMFPINPGRKTVQGLSAWPSLDAVPETIDLTVLAIPAAEVPAAVRAAGARGARGAVILSSGFAEIGAEGAELQAAMLDAARENGMRVIGPNSLGLIANGRGVCATFSSVIETGAMLPGKLAIVSQSGAYGAHLAMLALARGIGISRFVTTGNEADVTLADCIAHMADDPAVDVIGCYSEGIDDGRAFLTAVERARRAGKPIVMMKVGRSADGRAAAQSHTASVAGDDAVFSAAAASAGIVRVDTTQEFVDLLYTLDRRPPVGGSGLGIITVSGGAGVLMADAAAHYGFRLPPLGAAAQSKLKAAIPFGSATNPVDTTAQAMNDLSLVGNAIRTMIDDAQYDAVVGFFMNWPDSPALGPRLRAAIADALDGRAGRTVAVAMNAGPETIEAFDRAGMLVFDDPSHAIRALAGSRWIGEALAAEPAPEPRLTAAVTLPTGALDERQVGLLLSEAGVPMAQSYHAADSDAVAAAVAALDRPAVLKILSPDIAHKSDIGGVVLNLTDADTARRAAETMLMTVRAATPDVELRGFLVGPMERGEVELLLGGRIDPVFGPIVVCGLGGIFVEIFHDVAIGLAPIDPAGARRLLQSLHAWPLLNGARGRPAADVDAAAEAIAAFSRFVAAQADDITSVEINPLLVRAAGLGVVGLDAAIERRTPQQSSEGSAHG; encoded by the coding sequence GTGGGCGACTTGGACGTGTTCTTTCAGCCGCGATCGATCGCTTTCGTGGGCGCATCGGACGATCCGCAACGAATTGGCGGCAGGCCCCTCGCTTATTCCCTGCGAGACGGGTTCGAAGGTGCGATGTTTCCCATCAATCCTGGTAGAAAAACCGTTCAAGGGCTGTCCGCGTGGCCAAGCTTAGACGCGGTTCCGGAAACCATCGACCTGACCGTCCTGGCGATACCTGCGGCCGAGGTGCCCGCGGCCGTCCGCGCTGCCGGCGCGCGCGGCGCGCGCGGCGCCGTGATCTTGTCCTCCGGCTTCGCGGAAATCGGCGCGGAAGGCGCCGAGCTGCAAGCCGCCATGCTCGATGCGGCGCGTGAGAATGGGATGAGGGTGATCGGCCCCAACAGCCTGGGCTTGATCGCGAACGGTCGTGGCGTCTGCGCGACGTTCAGCAGCGTTATCGAGACTGGCGCGATGCTGCCCGGAAAGCTGGCCATCGTATCGCAATCGGGAGCGTATGGCGCACATCTGGCGATGCTCGCGCTTGCCCGCGGGATCGGAATCTCGCGCTTCGTCACCACCGGAAACGAGGCCGACGTGACGTTGGCGGATTGCATCGCGCATATGGCCGACGATCCGGCCGTTGACGTAATCGGCTGCTACTCGGAAGGCATCGACGACGGTCGTGCTTTCCTGACGGCGGTCGAGCGGGCGCGCCGTGCCGGCAAGCCGATCGTCATGATGAAGGTGGGCCGGAGCGCCGACGGGCGGGCGGCGGCGCAGTCGCACACCGCTTCCGTCGCCGGTGACGACGCAGTCTTCAGTGCCGCGGCGGCGTCGGCCGGAATCGTTCGCGTCGACACGACGCAGGAATTTGTCGATCTGCTCTACACGCTCGACCGGCGGCCCCCGGTCGGGGGCAGCGGCCTCGGGATCATTACAGTATCGGGGGGCGCGGGCGTGCTGATGGCCGATGCGGCCGCGCACTACGGCTTTCGCCTGCCACCGCTGGGGGCAGCGGCGCAGTCAAAGCTGAAGGCCGCAATTCCGTTCGGATCAGCGACCAATCCGGTCGATACCACGGCACAGGCGATGAACGACCTATCACTGGTCGGCAATGCAATTCGGACGATGATCGACGATGCGCAATATGATGCGGTCGTGGGGTTCTTCATGAACTGGCCAGACAGCCCGGCGCTGGGGCCACGGCTACGCGCGGCAATCGCCGATGCCCTGGACGGCCGCGCCGGTCGCACCGTCGCCGTGGCGATGAACGCCGGTCCGGAAACGATCGAGGCGTTCGACCGCGCAGGGATGCTGGTGTTTGACGACCCCAGCCATGCGATCCGGGCGCTCGCCGGATCGCGATGGATTGGAGAAGCTTTGGCGGCGGAACCTGCACCGGAACCCCGGCTCACGGCGGCGGTGACGCTCCCGACCGGTGCTCTCGATGAGCGTCAAGTCGGTCTGTTGCTGTCCGAAGCCGGCGTGCCGATGGCGCAGTCGTATCACGCTGCCGATTCCGACGCCGTCGCTGCCGCCGTGGCGGCGCTCGACAGGCCCGCCGTACTCAAGATACTGTCGCCTGACATTGCGCACAAATCGGATATCGGCGGCGTTGTTCTCAATCTGACGGATGCCGACACGGCGCGCCGTGCAGCCGAAACCATGCTGATGACGGTGCGTGCCGCGACTCCCGATGTCGAATTGCGTGGCTTCCTGGTCGGGCCGATGGAGAGGGGCGAGGTCGAACTGCTGCTCGGCGGTCGCATAGACCCGGTGTTCGGACCGATCGTCGTCTGCGGCCTGGGCGGGATCTTTGTCGAGATCTTTCACGACGTCGCGATCGGCCTCGCGCCGATCGATCCCGCCGGTGCGCGCCGGTTGCTGCAGTCTCTGCACGCATGGCCGCTCCTTAATGGCGCTCGCGGCCGGCCGGCTGCGGACGTCGACGCCGCCGCCGAGGCGATCGCCGCCTTTTCGCGTTTCGTCGCCGCGCAGGCTGACGATATCACGTCGGTCGAAATCAATCCCCTGCTCGTCCGTGCCGCGGGCTTGGGTGTCGTCGGGCTGGACGCGGCAATCGAACGCCGCACCCCTCAGCAGTCTTCGGAGGGCTCTGCTCATGGCTGA
- a CDS encoding alpha-ketoacid dehydrogenase subunit beta translates to MTDVIDTPAGEAADTGATTRMNMIQAINSAMDVMMDRDGDIVVMGEDVGYFGGVFRATAGLQAKYGKTRVFDTPITEIGIIGVAIGMGAYGLRPVPEIQFADYIYPALDQLVSEAARLRYRSAGEFTAPITVRSPYGGGIFGGQTHSQSPEGIFTHVSGIKTVIPSTPYDAKGLLIAAIEDNDPVLFLEPKRIYNGPFNGHWDRPASNWSTHPAGEVPTGYYRVDLGKANIVRPGNDLTILAYGTMVHVVMASVEEAGVDAEVIDLRTLVPLDIETIEASVKKTGRCMIVHEATRTGGFGAELSALVQERCFHHLEAPIERVTGFDTPYPHSLEWAYFPGPVRIGQALAKIMKD, encoded by the coding sequence ATGACCGACGTGATCGATACCCCCGCGGGCGAGGCCGCCGACACCGGCGCCACCACCCGCATGAACATGATCCAGGCAATCAACAGCGCCATGGACGTGATGATGGACCGCGACGGCGACATCGTCGTGATGGGCGAAGACGTGGGCTATTTCGGCGGCGTGTTCCGCGCGACTGCGGGGCTGCAGGCGAAATATGGCAAGACCCGCGTGTTCGACACGCCGATCACCGAAATCGGGATCATCGGCGTCGCGATCGGCATGGGGGCGTACGGCCTGCGCCCGGTCCCCGAAATCCAGTTCGCCGATTACATCTACCCCGCGCTCGACCAGCTGGTCAGCGAGGCGGCGCGGCTGCGCTACCGCTCGGCCGGCGAGTTCACCGCGCCGATCACGGTACGCAGCCCCTATGGCGGCGGCATCTTCGGCGGGCAGACCCACTCGCAGTCGCCCGAGGGTATCTTCACCCATGTCTCGGGCATCAAGACGGTCATCCCATCGACGCCGTACGATGCGAAGGGCCTGCTGATCGCCGCGATCGAGGACAACGACCCCGTCCTCTTCCTCGAACCCAAGCGCATCTACAACGGCCCGTTCAACGGCCATTGGGATCGGCCAGCGTCGAACTGGTCTACGCATCCTGCAGGCGAGGTGCCGACCGGCTATTACCGTGTCGATCTGGGCAAGGCGAACATCGTGCGCCCCGGCAACGACCTGACGATCCTCGCCTATGGCACGATGGTGCACGTCGTGATGGCGAGCGTCGAGGAAGCCGGCGTCGATGCCGAAGTCATCGACCTGCGCACGCTGGTGCCGCTCGACATCGAGACGATCGAGGCGTCGGTGAAGAAGACCGGCCGCTGCATGATCGTCCATGAAGCGACCCGCACCGGCGGCTTCGGCGCGGAACTGTCGGCGCTGGTTCAGGAGCGCTGCTTCCACCATCTGGAGGCGCCGATCGAGCGTGTCACCGGCTTCGACACGCCCTACCCGCACAGCCTGGAATGGGCATATTTCCCCGGGCCCGTCCGCATTGGACAGGCGCTCGCCAAGATCATGAAGGACTAG
- a CDS encoding 2-oxo acid dehydrogenase subunit E2, with the protein MARFEFRLPDIGEGIAEAEIVAWHVKVGDRVEEDQGLADMMTDKATVEMESPVSGVVLELAGEVGDQVPIGSTLVVIETEGEASAEPAAAAPVSAEVEEQIEAENPGVEEVVETPAPQPVSAPAKAGAPSRDADDGATASPTGDSGTGPRPSPGNGSGAHHAPVLASPAVRARAKDLGVDLSQVQHDGQHIRHADLDAYLRYSGGQGYHAPHASRAREDQPVKVIGMRRRIAENMAASKRQIPHFTYVDEIDVTALEDMRADLNANRGNRPKLTMLPFLIVAICRTLPDFPMLNARYDDEAGVVTRHGRVHLGMATQTDAGLMVPVIRDAQDKNVWQLASEIGRLAEAARTGKAKSEELSGSTLTVTSLGPLGGIATTPVINRPEVAIIGPNKIVERPVFRGDDIVRAKLMNLSISCDHRVVDGWDAASYVQAVRKLLETPVLLFAD; encoded by the coding sequence ATGGCCCGCTTCGAATTCCGCCTGCCCGACATCGGCGAAGGCATCGCCGAGGCCGAGATCGTCGCCTGGCACGTCAAGGTCGGCGACCGTGTCGAAGAGGACCAGGGCCTCGCCGACATGATGACCGACAAGGCGACCGTCGAGATGGAGTCGCCGGTGTCGGGCGTGGTGCTCGAACTGGCGGGCGAGGTCGGCGATCAGGTGCCGATCGGGTCGACCTTGGTGGTGATCGAGACCGAGGGCGAGGCGAGCGCCGAGCCTGCAGCGGCGGCCCCGGTGTCGGCAGAGGTCGAAGAGCAGATCGAGGCCGAGAACCCGGGCGTCGAAGAGGTGGTGGAAACGCCGGCTCCGCAGCCCGTCAGTGCCCCGGCGAAGGCCGGGGCCCCGTCGCGGGACGCTGATGACGGCGCGACGGCCTCTCCAACAGGGGACAGTGGTACTGGACCCCGGCCTTCGCCGGGGAACGGGAGTGGCGCCCATCATGCTCCGGTTCTCGCCTCGCCCGCGGTCCGCGCGCGCGCCAAGGACCTCGGCGTCGACCTGTCGCAGGTCCAGCATGACGGGCAGCACATCCGCCATGCCGACTTGGACGCGTACCTGCGCTACTCCGGCGGCCAGGGCTATCACGCCCCCCATGCCTCCCGGGCGCGCGAGGATCAGCCGGTCAAGGTCATCGGCATGCGCCGCCGCATCGCCGAGAACATGGCCGCGTCGAAGCGCCAGATCCCGCACTTCACCTACGTCGACGAAATCGACGTGACCGCGCTCGAAGACATGCGCGCGGACCTGAACGCCAACCGCGGCAACCGGCCGAAGCTGACGATGCTGCCGTTCCTGATCGTCGCGATCTGCCGCACGCTGCCCGACTTCCCGATGCTCAATGCCCGCTACGACGACGAGGCGGGCGTGGTGACGCGCCACGGCCGCGTACATCTGGGCATGGCGACGCAGACCGATGCGGGGCTGATGGTCCCGGTCATCCGCGACGCGCAGGACAAGAACGTCTGGCAGCTGGCGAGCGAGATCGGGCGCCTGGCCGAGGCGGCGCGGACCGGCAAGGCGAAGTCGGAGGAACTGTCGGGCTCGACGCTGACCGTCACCTCGCTGGGGCCGCTCGGCGGTATCGCGACGACGCCGGTCATCAACCGCCCCGAAGTCGCGATCATCGGCCCGAACAAGATCGTCGAACGCCCCGTCTTCCGCGGCGACGACATCGTGCGCGCCAAGCTGATGAACCTGTCGATCAGCTGCGACCACCGCGTTGTCGACGGCTGGGATGCGGCAAGCTACGTCCAAGCGGTGCGCAAGCTGCTCGAGACGCCGGTCCTGCTGTTCGCGGACTAA
- a CDS encoding alpha/beta hydrolase, with protein MSAIVMSFRGLSIVSLSDRDQLEPPAGLLDLLGASSIRHIAVKAQTPTQRNQTAAHIDRAILDADRAVLMVAQGVGCAAAAWWARLSPLSYVERVAGALLVAPEADPRPFASPRSALPFPSLVLGATDAAQRLSSEWGGRLIDGPLPAPERKATRRLQSLILRFTGAIVERDRQHALRLLDQIGDL; from the coding sequence ATGTCTGCCATCGTCATGTCGTTTCGCGGACTCTCGATCGTCTCCTTGTCGGATCGCGACCAGCTGGAGCCGCCGGCGGGCCTGCTCGATCTTCTGGGCGCATCGTCGATCCGGCACATCGCGGTGAAGGCGCAGACGCCAACCCAGCGCAACCAGACCGCCGCCCATATCGACCGCGCGATCCTCGATGCGGACCGTGCCGTGCTGATGGTGGCCCAGGGGGTGGGTTGCGCCGCCGCTGCCTGGTGGGCGCGCTTGTCGCCGCTCTCCTATGTCGAACGCGTGGCCGGCGCGTTGCTGGTCGCGCCCGAAGCCGATCCCAGGCCTTTTGCCTCGCCACGCTCTGCCTTACCGTTCCCGTCGCTCGTACTCGGTGCGACCGATGCGGCGCAGCGCTTGTCGAGCGAGTGGGGCGGGCGTCTGATCGACGGGCCGCTTCCGGCACCCGAACGCAAGGCGACGCGGCGGCTCCAGTCCCTGATCCTGCGATTCACCGGCGCGATCGTCGAGCGTGACCGACAGCATGCGCTGCGCCTGCTCGATCAGATCGGCGATCTTTGA
- a CDS encoding phytanoyl-CoA dioxygenase family protein: MRPEDGRALSAADINSFIRDGFVRLDHAFDKRTAEDARAILWKETGCDPADRSTWTRPVIRLGHYAQPPFREAASTPTLRRAFDQLVGPGRWLPVGALGTFPIRFPCSEKPEDDGWHIDVSFGDSPDFMEWRANVSSKGRALLMLFLFSDTGPDDAPTRIRVGSHIDSARQLAPAGEAGLSLRQLAADDFAGSASRPEISAVGEAGTVYLCHPFLVHAAQRHRGTAPRFLAQPPLLPREPLCLDREDGDYSPVEQAIRMAIGR, translated from the coding sequence ATGCGACCTGAAGATGGGCGAGCGCTGAGCGCCGCAGACATAAACTCGTTCATTCGCGACGGCTTCGTTCGTCTCGACCATGCGTTCGACAAACGGACAGCCGAAGACGCGCGAGCCATTTTGTGGAAGGAGACGGGCTGCGACCCCGCTGACCGATCGACATGGACCAGACCGGTGATCCGCTTGGGCCATTATGCGCAACCTCCTTTCCGGGAGGCAGCGAGCACACCCACCCTGCGCAGGGCGTTTGATCAGCTCGTCGGACCGGGACGCTGGTTGCCGGTTGGCGCTCTCGGCACCTTCCCCATCCGCTTCCCGTGCTCCGAGAAACCAGAGGATGACGGCTGGCACATCGATGTGAGCTTCGGCGACAGTCCGGACTTCATGGAATGGCGCGCCAACGTCAGCAGCAAGGGGCGTGCATTGCTCATGCTGTTCCTGTTCTCGGATACCGGCCCCGATGACGCGCCCACCCGCATCAGGGTGGGGTCGCATATCGATAGTGCCCGGCAGCTGGCGCCTGCCGGTGAGGCCGGGCTGAGCCTCCGCCAATTGGCGGCCGACGACTTTGCGGGCTCGGCAAGCCGGCCCGAGATATCGGCGGTCGGCGAGGCTGGCACGGTCTACTTGTGCCATCCTTTCCTGGTGCACGCAGCGCAACGCCATAGGGGAACGGCACCGCGCTTCCTGGCGCAACCTCCGCTGCTTCCCCGCGAGCCTCTTTGCCTCGACAGGGAAGACGGCGACTATTCACCGGTCGAACAGGCCATCCGGATGGCGATCGGGCGCTGA
- a CDS encoding 2Fe-2S iron-sulfur cluster binding domain-containing protein: protein MPCIIVTTRDGEDCRIDGRTGWSVMEAIRDAGIDELLAMCGGCCSCATCHVYIDPDFADRIPPISDDEDNLLDSAAARNGRSRLACQIRLSEALDGLRVEVAPEE from the coding sequence ATGCCCTGCATCATTGTCACCACACGCGACGGCGAGGACTGCCGGATTGATGGACGCACCGGCTGGAGCGTCATGGAAGCGATACGAGACGCGGGCATCGACGAGCTTCTGGCGATGTGCGGGGGCTGCTGCAGCTGCGCCACGTGCCATGTCTACATCGATCCTGACTTCGCTGACCGGATACCGCCGATCTCCGATGACGAGGACAACTTGCTCGACAGCGCGGCGGCCCGCAACGGCCGATCAAGATTGGCATGTCAGATCCGCCTTTCCGAAGCGCTCGACGGACTGCGAGTCGAGGTGGCGCCGGAGGAGTGA
- a CDS encoding aldehyde dehydrogenase gives MNQAITPLRHPDKFYIDGVWRRPSSDATITVVSPATEQPYMRVAEALEADVDAAVDAARRAFDLGPWPRMSPLERATYLTAIGDALDARAGDVAAIWPNEMGIVHRTAQTFAGAVGSVYRYYAGLAENFSFEDIHTPLTGNGAGLLVREPVGVVGAIIPWNGPISLIAWKLAPALLAGCTVVIKASPEAPGHALLMAEIAEQIGLPAGVLNVLTADRDASEALVRHPGIDKITFTGSTVAGKRIASILGERVARYTLELGGKSAAVVLDDYDIDAAAATIAQRSCLLTGQVCAAISRIVVPRNRHDQMVEALSAHMGRISVGDPFDAQSDMGPLATARQRDRVEGYIAGAVSDGAMLATGGKRPTHLDRGYFIEPTVFGKVDNTSRLAREEVFGPVLAVIPADDEEDAVAIANDSDFGLAGAVYTNDVDRAYAVMRRMRTGTISHNAPRIDFGIAFGGFKQSGVGREGGVEGLLPFLETKTLLLDTMPSRLANGG, from the coding sequence GTGAATCAAGCCATTACGCCGCTGCGACACCCCGACAAATTTTACATCGATGGCGTATGGCGTCGTCCGTCGTCGGACGCGACGATCACGGTCGTCTCTCCGGCGACGGAGCAACCCTATATGCGCGTCGCGGAAGCGCTGGAGGCCGATGTCGATGCCGCGGTCGATGCGGCGCGACGGGCTTTCGATCTGGGGCCCTGGCCGCGGATGAGCCCGCTCGAACGTGCTACCTATCTGACGGCCATCGGCGACGCGCTGGACGCGCGCGCAGGCGATGTCGCCGCGATCTGGCCGAACGAGATGGGAATCGTCCACCGGACGGCGCAGACCTTCGCCGGAGCGGTCGGCAGCGTATACCGCTATTATGCCGGACTGGCGGAAAATTTCTCGTTCGAGGACATTCACACGCCGCTGACTGGTAATGGAGCGGGGCTGCTGGTCCGCGAGCCCGTCGGCGTCGTCGGCGCGATTATCCCTTGGAACGGCCCGATCTCGCTCATTGCATGGAAGCTTGCTCCGGCACTCCTCGCCGGCTGTACCGTGGTTATCAAGGCATCGCCTGAAGCTCCCGGTCACGCGCTGCTGATGGCTGAAATCGCAGAGCAGATCGGCTTGCCGGCGGGCGTACTCAATGTGCTGACGGCGGATCGCGACGCGTCGGAAGCTCTCGTACGGCATCCCGGAATCGACAAGATCACCTTCACGGGTTCGACGGTTGCGGGAAAGCGGATCGCGTCGATTCTCGGCGAGCGGGTGGCGCGCTATACGCTGGAACTCGGCGGAAAATCTGCTGCGGTGGTGCTGGACGACTATGACATCGATGCGGCGGCAGCGACGATCGCACAGCGATCGTGCCTGTTGACGGGGCAGGTCTGCGCCGCGATCTCACGGATCGTCGTGCCGCGAAATCGACACGATCAGATGGTTGAGGCGCTAAGCGCGCACATGGGCCGGATCAGCGTCGGCGACCCTTTCGACGCACAGAGCGACATGGGGCCGCTCGCGACGGCGCGCCAGCGCGACAGGGTGGAGGGCTATATTGCCGGTGCCGTATCCGACGGTGCCATGCTCGCGACCGGCGGGAAGCGGCCGACCCATCTCGATCGCGGCTATTTCATCGAGCCGACAGTTTTCGGCAAAGTCGATAACACGTCACGGCTGGCGCGCGAGGAAGTGTTCGGACCCGTTCTCGCCGTGATTCCTGCCGACGATGAGGAAGATGCCGTCGCCATCGCCAATGACAGCGATTTTGGGTTGGCCGGCGCGGTCTACACCAATGATGTCGACCGGGCTTACGCCGTGATGCGCCGGATGCGGACGGGCACGATCAGCCACAATGCGCCGCGAATTGATTTCGGAATCGCTTTTGGGGGCTTCAAGCAATCGGGGGTGGGACGCGAAGGCGGTGTGGAGGGCCTGTTGCCATTCCTCGAAACCAAGACCCTTCTCCTCGACACTATGCCGTCACGCCTTGCGAACGGAGGCTGA
- a CDS encoding 3-methyl-2-oxobutanoate dehydrogenase (2-methylpropanoyl-transferring) subunit alpha, whose translation MSDASRRSNLPPLALHVPEPKFRPGDTVDFTEVAVPPVDASRRPDTADAANGFHDLAFGLVRVLDMDGTAGGQWDPRISPDLKRQMLRNMALTRAFDERMFRAQRQGKTSFYMKSLGEEAVSVGAAAALASDDMVFPSYRQQGILISRGCPLVDMMNQIYSNRGDKLQGKQLPIMYSEKRFGFFSISGNLTTQYPQAVGWAMASAAKGDTRIAATWCGEGSTAEGDFHSACTFASVYRAPVIFNVVNNQWAISSFSGFAGAEATTFAARAIGYGIAGIRVDGNDVLAVYAATLWAAERARTNAGPTLIEHFTYRAEGHSTSDDPGQYRSEGEPNAWPLGDPIKRLKAHLIAIGEWDEERHDAMDREVAEQVKAAQKEAEKNGILGHGLHQPLDSLFDGVFEEMPWHLREQQAQMIAEEEASGRPWARK comes from the coding sequence ATGTCCGACGCGTCCCGTCGATCGAATCTGCCGCCGCTCGCGCTGCATGTGCCTGAGCCGAAGTTCCGCCCCGGCGACACGGTGGATTTCACCGAAGTTGCGGTGCCGCCGGTCGATGCGTCCCGCCGGCCCGACACCGCCGACGCGGCCAACGGCTTTCACGATCTCGCCTTCGGCCTGGTGCGCGTGCTCGACATGGACGGGACCGCCGGTGGCCAGTGGGATCCGCGTATCTCGCCCGATCTGAAGCGCCAGATGCTGCGCAACATGGCGCTGACCCGCGCCTTCGACGAGCGCATGTTCCGCGCGCAGCGCCAGGGCAAGACGAGCTTCTACATGAAGTCGCTGGGCGAGGAGGCGGTGTCGGTGGGCGCCGCTGCGGCGCTGGCATCGGACGACATGGTGTTCCCATCCTATCGCCAGCAGGGCATCCTCATCTCGCGTGGCTGCCCGCTGGTCGACATGATGAACCAGATCTATTCGAACCGCGGCGACAAGCTGCAGGGCAAGCAGCTGCCGATCATGTATTCGGAGAAGCGTTTCGGCTTCTTCTCGATCTCCGGCAATCTGACGACCCAATATCCGCAGGCGGTCGGCTGGGCGATGGCGAGCGCGGCGAAGGGCGATACGCGAATCGCTGCGACCTGGTGCGGCGAAGGATCGACCGCGGAAGGCGACTTCCACTCCGCCTGCACCTTCGCCAGCGTCTACCGTGCGCCGGTCATTTTCAACGTCGTCAACAACCAGTGGGCGATCTCGAGCTTCTCGGGCTTTGCCGGCGCCGAGGCGACCACCTTTGCCGCGCGCGCGATCGGCTATGGCATCGCCGGCATCCGGGTCGACGGGAACGACGTGCTGGCGGTCTATGCCGCGACGCTCTGGGCCGCCGAGCGCGCGCGGACCAATGCGGGCCCCACGCTGATCGAGCATTTCACCTACCGCGCCGAGGGCCATTCGACGTCGGACGATCCGGGCCAGTATCGCTCGGAGGGCGAGCCCAATGCGTGGCCGCTGGGTGACCCGATTAAGCGGCTGAAGGCGCATCTGATCGCGATCGGCGAGTGGGACGAGGAACGGCACGACGCGATGGACCGCGAGGTCGCCGAGCAGGTCAAGGCCGCGCAGAAGGAGGCCGAGAAGAACGGCATCCTCGGCCACGGGCTGCACCAGCCGCTCGATTCGCTGTTCGATGGCGTGTTCGAGGAGATGCCGTGGCACCTGCGTGAGCAGCAGGCGCAGATGATCGCCGAGGAAGAGGCCTCCGGCCGGCCGTGGGCGCGCAAGTGA
- a CDS encoding DUF885 domain-containing protein codes for MGKAVSWVLVSAVPVLSAAAPVQTQTQDAALLAFLDRAYDEQVALSPETQTDLGLKTNYDRLDDYTDAAAVRMRALVAAQTKAMQLRFKPDRLSENARISYRLFEYENARAADSFRFRKLRFPVSTNGSPAGAIPVLLINNHKVDTVADAQAYIARLRDTNRVMREVAATMRAQAAAGIVPNKVNFAPARNDAKKVLVGAPFDGGPDSTLMADFRKKVTALNAPAATKERLLADARTALTGPFKQGYDTLIAAIDAVEPLSKGNFGVWALPDGAAYYADRLKQSTTTNLTADQIHALGLRQVAAIRQEMEAIKRQVGFTGTLEQFFDRIRTDPTLKYPNTEAGREQYLADARGVIAAVMAKAPQYFRVLPKAKLEVRAVEKWREATASTAFYNSPSADGSRSGIYYVNLVDMNQTQKVQVAGIAAHEGAPGHHFQIARQQELTGIPKFRRFGGYSAYAEGWGLYSERLADEMGIYKTPYDRFGMLSLQVWRAIRLVLDTGIHSKRWTRDQAIAYFKANSSVSDTDIAREVDRYFNWPGQATSYMVGQLKIAELRAKAERELGPKFDIRDFHETVLRQGSLPLDVLEEQVNRYIAEQRR; via the coding sequence ATGGGCAAGGCGGTTTCGTGGGTATTGGTGTCGGCCGTGCCTGTGTTGTCGGCGGCGGCACCCGTGCAGACGCAGACCCAGGACGCCGCGCTGCTCGCCTTCCTCGACCGCGCCTATGACGAACAGGTCGCGCTCAGTCCGGAAACCCAGACCGACTTGGGGCTGAAGACGAACTACGACCGGCTCGACGACTATACCGATGCCGCCGCGGTCCGCATGCGTGCGCTGGTCGCCGCGCAGACAAAGGCGATGCAGTTGCGCTTCAAGCCCGATCGGCTGAGCGAGAATGCGCGGATCAGCTATCGCCTGTTTGAATATGAAAATGCGCGCGCCGCCGACAGCTTCCGCTTCCGCAAGCTGCGCTTTCCGGTGTCGACCAACGGCAGTCCGGCGGGCGCCATCCCCGTCCTGCTGATCAACAACCACAAGGTCGACACCGTCGCCGACGCCCAGGCCTATATCGCCCGCCTGCGCGATACCAACCGCGTGATGCGTGAAGTCGCCGCGACGATGCGTGCGCAGGCCGCCGCCGGCATCGTACCGAACAAGGTCAATTTCGCGCCCGCGCGCAACGATGCGAAGAAGGTGCTGGTCGGCGCGCCGTTCGACGGCGGTCCCGATTCGACGCTGATGGCCGATTTCCGCAAGAAGGTGACCGCGCTGAATGCGCCCGCCGCGACCAAGGAGCGCCTGCTGGCCGACGCGCGCACCGCGCTGACCGGGCCGTTCAAGCAGGGCTACGACACGCTGATCGCGGCGATCGATGCGGTCGAGCCGCTGTCGAAGGGCAATTTCGGCGTGTGGGCGCTGCCGGATGGCGCGGCCTATTATGCCGATCGGCTGAAGCAGTCGACGACGACCAATCTGACCGCCGACCAGATCCACGCCCTCGGCCTGCGCCAGGTCGCCGCGATCCGGCAGGAGATGGAGGCGATCAAGCGCCAAGTCGGCTTCACCGGCACGCTCGAACAGTTCTTCGACAGGATTCGTACCGACCCGACGCTCAAATATCCGAACACCGAAGCGGGACGTGAGCAGTATCTGGCCGACGCGCGCGGCGTGATCGCAGCGGTGATGGCCAAGGCACCGCAATATTTCCGCGTGCTGCCCAAGGCGAAGCTGGAAGTGCGCGCGGTCGAGAAATGGCGCGAAGCCACCGCATCGACCGCCTTCTACAACTCCCCGTCGGCGGACGGATCGCGGTCGGGCATCTACTATGTCAACCTGGTCGACATGAACCAGACGCAGAAGGTGCAGGTCGCCGGCATCGCCGCGCACGAAGGGGCGCCCGGCCACCACTTCCAGATCGCGCGCCAGCAGGAGCTGACCGGCATCCCGAAGTTCCGTCGCTTCGGCGGCTATAGCGCCTATGCCGAGGGCTGGGGGCTGTATTCGGAGCGGCTGGCGGACGAGATGGGCATCTATAAGACGCCCTATGACCGGTTCGGCATGCTCTCGCTCCAGGTCTGGCGGGCGATCCGTCTGGTGCTCGACACCGGCATCCATTCCAAGCGCTGGACCCGCGATCAGGCGATCGCGTACTTCAAGGCGAACAGCTCGGTATCCGACACCGACATCGCGCGCGAGGTTGATCGCTATTTCAACTGGCCGGGGCAGGCGACGAGCTACATGGTCGGCCAGCTGAAGATCGCCGAGTTGCGCGCGAAGGCCGAGCGCGAGCTGGGGCCGAAATTCGACATCCGCGATTTCCATGAAACGGTGCTGCGCCAGGGATCGCTGCCGCTGGACGTGCTGGAAGAGCAGGTGAACCGCTACATTGCCGAGCAGCGGCGCTGA